In a single window of the Mustelus asterias chromosome 3, sMusAst1.hap1.1, whole genome shotgun sequence genome:
- the ptmaa gene encoding prothymosin alpha-A, whose translation MREPPPGAPHSRLEPYLHCSQCRGRRQQQQQLQLQTATSTPTTMSDSKVEISVERTQKDLKKTQEVDPENGKGDAPANGNAGNEENGEEVEENADEVEDEESEDVGEDDEEEEDEEDEEGDDEECEGAAGKREAESDEDDVAKKKQKTDHE comes from the exons ATGCGCGAGCCGCCGCCGGGAGCCCCGCACTCTCGGCTCGAGCCATATTTGCATTGTTCCCAGTGCCGCGGCCGccgccagcagcagcagcagctccaactCCAAACAGCAACATCCACACCGACTACAATGTCAGACAGCAAAGTAGAAATCAGTGTCGAGCGAACCCAGAAG GACTTGAAGAAAACTCAAGAGGTAGATCCGGAAAACGGGAAAGGTGACGCACCAGCCAATGGAAACGCT GGCAATGAAGAAAATGGAGAGGAAGTTGAAGAGAATGCAGACGAAGTAGAGGACGAAGAAAGTGAAGATGTTGGTGAAGATGACGAGGAAGAAGAGGATGAAGAAG acgaggagggtgatgatgaggaatgtgagggagctgcaggaaAACGGGAGGCTGAAAGTGATGAG GATGATGTTGCAAAGAAGAAGCAGAAAACAGATCATGAATAA